One Felis catus isolate Fca126 chromosome D2, F.catus_Fca126_mat1.0, whole genome shotgun sequence DNA window includes the following coding sequences:
- the CSTF2T gene encoding cleavage stimulation factor subunit 2 tau variant, translated as MSSLAVRDPAMDRSLRSVFVGNIPYEATEEQLKDIFSEVGSVVSFRLVYDRETGKPKGYGFCEYQDQETALSAMRNLNGREFSGRALRVDNAASEKNKEELKSLGPAAPIIDSPYGDPIDPEDAPESITRAVASLPPEQMFELMKQMKLCVQNSHQEARNMLLQNPQLAYALLQAQVVMRIMDPEIALKILHRKIHVTPLIPGKSQPVSGPGPGPGPGLCPGPSVLLNQQNPPAPQPQHMARRPVKDIPPLMQTPIQGGIPAPGPMPAAVPGPGPGSLTPGGGMQPQVGMPGVGPVPLERGQVQMSDPRAPLPRGPMTAGGLPPRGLLGDAPNDPRGGTLLSVTGEVEPRGYLGPPHQGPPMHHASGHDGRGPSSHEMRGGPLADPRLLIGEPRGPMIDQRGLPMDGRGSRDSRGMETRAMETEVLETRVMERRGMETCAMETRGMEARGMDGRGMELRGPGPSSRGPMTGGIQGPGPINMGAGGPQGPRQVSSISGVGNPGAGMQGAGIQGTGMQGAGIQGTGMQGAGIQGTGMQGAGIQGTGMQGAGIQGTGMQGAGIQGAGMQGAGIQGVGMQGAGKQGGGQPSSFSPGQSQVTPQDQEKAALIMQVLQLTADQIAMLPPEQRQSILILKEQIQKSTGAS; from the coding sequence ATGTCGAGTTTAGCGGTGAGAGACCCGGCGATGGATCGGTCACTGCGTTCCGTGTTCGTGGGGAACATTCCGTATGAGGCAACCGAGGAGCAGCTGAAGGACATTTTCTCGGAGGTCGGTTCTGTGGTCAGTTTCCGGCTGGTGTACGACCGGGAGACGGGCAAGCCCAAGGGCTATGGCTTCTGCGAGTACCAGGACCAGGAGACCGCGCTGAGCGCCATGCGCAACCTCAACGGGCGCGAGTTCAGCGGCCGGGCGCTGCGGGTGGACAACGCGGCCAGCGAGAAGAACAAGGAGGAGCTCAAGAGCCTGGGGCCCGCGGCGCCCATCATCGACTCGCCCTACGGGGACCCCATCGACCCGGAAGACGCCCCCGAGTCCATCACCAGGGCGGTCGCCAGTCTGCCCCCCGAGCAGATGTTCGAGCTCATGAAGCAGATGAAGCTGTGCGTGCAGAACAGCCACCAGGAAGCGCGAAATATGCTGCTTCAGAACCCCCAGCTGGCCTATGCGCTGCTGCAGGCCCAGGTGGTGATGAGAATAATGGACCCGGAGATTGCTCTGAAAATCCTGCACCGCAAGATCCACGTCACCCCGCTCATCCCGGGCAAGTCTCAGCCCGTgtccggccccggccccggccccggcccggggCTGTGCCCGGGACCCAGTGTCCTGCTGAACCAGCAGAACCCGCCAGCCCCTCAGCCGCAGCATATGGCCAGACGGCCAGTGAAAGACATTCCTCCTCTGATGCAGACCCCTATCCAGGGCGGGATCCCAGCCCCGGGGCCGATGCCAGCTGCGGTTCCCGGACCCGGGCCTGGTTCCCTAACTCCCGGGGGAGGCATGCAGCCCCAGGTTGGGATGCCGGGCGTCGGCCCAGTGCCTTTAGAGCGGGGACAGGTGCAGATGTCGGATCCCCGAGCTCCTCTACCTCGTGGACCCATGACTGCCGGTGGCCTGCCTCCTCGAGGGCTGTTAGGAGATGCTCCAAACGACCCCCGTGGAGGGACTTTGCTTTCAGTCACCGGGGAGGTAGAGCCCAGAGGCTATCTTGGCCCACCTCATCAGGGCCCCCCCATGCACCACGCCTCTGGTCACGACGGCCGGGGCCCTTCCTCCCATGAGATGAGGGGAGGGCCATTAGCAGATCCCAGACTGCTAATTGGAGAGCCCAGAGGACCCATGATAGATCAAAGGGGTCTCCCAATGGATGGTAGAGGAAGTAGAGATTCTCGAGGGATGGAGACTCGAGCCATGGAGACGGAAGTCTTGGAGACCCGAGTAATGGAGAGAAGAGGAATGGAGACCTGTGCAATGGAAACCAGAGGGATGGAAGCGAGAGGCATGGATGGAAGAGGAATGGAGCTAAGGGGCCCTGGCCCCAGCTCCAGAGGCCCCATGACTGGTGGAATCCAGGGTCCTGGTCCCATTAATATGGGGGCAGGTGGTCCTCAGGGACCCAGACAGGTCTCGAGCATTTCAGGGGTGGGAAATCCTGGAGCGGGCATGCAGGGGGCAGGCATACAAGGAACGGGCATGCAGGGGGCGGGCATACAAGGAACGGGCATGCAGGGGGCGGGCATACAAGGAACGGGCATGCAGGGGGCGGGCATACAAGGAACGGGCATGCAGGGGGCGGGCATACAAGGAACGGGCATGCAGGGGGCGGGCATACAAGGAGCAGGCATGCAGGGGGCGGGCATACAAGGAGTGGGCATGCAGGGGGCGGGTAAGCAAGGTGGAGGCCAGCCGAGCAGTTTTAGCCCTGGGCAGAGCCAGGTAACTCCGCAGGATCAAGAGAAGGCAGCTCTGATCATGCAGGTTCTCCAACTGACTGCAGATCAGATCGCCATGCTGCCTCCTGAGCAAAGGCAGAGCATCCTGATTTTAAAGGAACAAATTCAGAAATCTACTGGAGCTTCTTGA